The Streptomyces sp. B3I8 nucleotide sequence CGTGGCCGCCACCACCGCCGTTCTCCTCGCCGCCGCGCTGTGCGCGCTGCTGCGGGGCCCCGGCCTGCGGGCGGGGATCGTGGTGGTGGGGCGGCGCGGACGGCGGGTGCCTGTCGTGGGCGGGCTCGCGGTCGTGGGGACGGTCGGCGCGGTGGTCGGGGCCGGGGAGTGGAGCGGGGCGGCACGACTGGGCGGCGAGGTCACGCGGGTGCTGCTGGCGGCGGCGGCCGTCGCCGCGACGGGCCTCGCCGAGGACCTGCGGCCCGCGCGGCACCGCCCCGGCGGCAGGTGGCCGCGTGTCGCGCGCCGGGTGTCGCGGTACGCGGTGCCGGCCGGCGCGGCGGCCCTGGTGGTGCCGTACGACGTCCTGGGCGTCGTGGGCGGTCTGGCCGCCGCCGCCTGGATCGTGCTCGTCGCCCACGGATGCGTGGCCCTGGACCACGCCGACGGGGTGATGGGCGCGGCCGGTGTCGTCATGGCGTTCGCCCTCGGGGTGTGCGCGGTGGCCGACGTGCGCGACGGGCTCGCCGCGCTGCTGTGCGTGCTGGCCGCCGCGCTCACCGGGTTCCTGATGCACAACGCGGCGCCCGCGCGGGTGACGGCGGGGCGGGGCGGTGCCCTGTTCACCGGGTTCCTGCCGGCGGCCGTGGCGGTGCTGGTGCTGGCGGGGCGGGGTCCGGGGGTGG carries:
- a CDS encoding undecaprenyl/decaprenyl-phosphate alpha-N-acetylglucosaminyl 1-phosphate transferase; this encodes MLYGIVAATTAVLLAAALCALLRGPGLRAGIVVVGRRGRRVPVVGGLAVVGTVGAVVGAGEWSGAARLGGEVTRVLLAAAAVAATGLAEDLRPARHRPGGRWPRVARRVSRYAVPAGAAALVVPYDVLGVVGGLAAAAWIVLVAHGCVALDHADGVMGAAGVVMAFALGVCAVADVRDGLAALLCVLAAALTGFLMHNAAPARVTAGRGGALFTGFLPAAVAVLVLAGRGPGVGGSVLAALGAVPVVSVVPVRVARGLRGMGLTPRGVVVVVAALTAGAAVPGVLVFLEWAPPLAAWVAAAAAATAALACGLLGRAPRGSGVRLGKRLRAVRGRPRPAAEPQFVTVPRPGKGRGEPRERPPLTRTRRPARTPEL